CGAGGCGCAGGCCGCGGTCGACGCGCTGCCGCTGGGTTCGGCCCTGCTGGTGGTGCGCCGGGGACCGAACTCGGGCAGCCGTTTCCTGCTGGACAGCGACCTGACCACGGCGGGCCGTCATCCGCAGAGCGACATCTTCCTGGACGACGTGACGGTCTCCCGCCGCCACGTGGAGTTCCGGCGCTCCCCGGACGGTTCGTTCACGGTCGCCGACGTGGGCAGCCTGAACGGCACGTACGTCAACCGCGAGCGGATCGACCAGGTCGCCCTGTCGAACGGTGACGAGGTGCAGATCGGCAAGTACCGGCTGGTCTTCTACGCGAGCCGGCACGGCATCTGACCCCCGGACGCCCGTCCGGGGACCCCAGGGAAGGTCCATGCCTCGAACACCGAGCGGCGGTGCCCGAAGCGGTGCCGCCGCCACGGACAGTGGGCCGATGAGCATCGGCACGGTGCTCGGCGTGCTGCGCGACGAGTTCCCGGAAGTCACCATCTCCAAGATCCGCTTCCTGGAGTCGGAGGGGCTCGTGGAGCCGCAGCGGACCCCTTCCGGGTACCGCAAGTTCAGTCCCCAGGACGTCGAGCGCCTCGCGCACGTCCTGAGGATGCAGCGGGACCACTACCTGCCGCTCAAAGTGATCCGGGAGCACCTGGACGCCGTGGCGCGCGGCGAGGCCGTGCCGCTGCCCGTGGTGGGGCGCCAGCGCACCGGGGAGGACGCGCCGGCGCCGCCGGAGCGGCCCACGGTCGCCCGGGTGGGCCGGACCGAGCTGCTGGCGGCGGCGCAGATCGGCGAGGACGTGCTGCGGGAGTGGGAGTCCTACGGGCTCGTCGCCGCGCTGGAGGACGGGGCCTACGACGCCGAGGCCGTCACCGTGGCCTCGTTGATCACCGAGCTGGGCCGGTTCGGGATCGAGCCGCGCCACCTGCGGGTGATGAAGGCCGCCGCCGACCGCGAGGCGGGGCTCGTGGACCAGGTGGTGGCCCCGCTGAGGCGCCACCGCAACCCGCAGACCAGGGCCCACGCCGAGGCCCGCACGAAGGAACTGGCGGCGCTCACGGTGAGGCTGCACGCGGCGCTGGTGCAGACCGCCCTCGGGGTGCGGCTGC
This is a stretch of genomic DNA from Streptomyces sp. TG1A-8. It encodes these proteins:
- a CDS encoding MerR family transcriptional regulator; protein product: MPRTPSGGARSGAAATDSGPMSIGTVLGVLRDEFPEVTISKIRFLESEGLVEPQRTPSGYRKFSPQDVERLAHVLRMQRDHYLPLKVIREHLDAVARGEAVPLPVVGRQRTGEDAPAPPERPTVARVGRTELLAAAQIGEDVLREWESYGLVAALEDGAYDAEAVTVASLITELGRFGIEPRHLRVMKAAADREAGLVDQVVAPLRRHRNPQTRAHAEARTKELAALTVRLHAALVQTALGVRLP